The window TTATTATTACCTATCCTCTCAGAAAGGTGAGGATGAAATGAATGATGGAACTCCTGACTCCCACCCAGCCTGGGCACTTTGCAACAAAATCCTCACCCAGATAGGATAGCTTTCAAATCTAAGAATTTGAGGTCCGAATGAACTTAGTTACTTAAGTAATCTTCTTCTTTGTCATAGATCAACCAAAAAAAGGACTCAGTTTGATATCAGAAAGACACATCTTCCTTTGCCATTAGTACCCATAATTTCACCATCTGACCCCCATTTACAAAAAGAAGATCCAACTAGGAAGGGACACCTAGTAAACCCCTAATTCCTCAGTGAGTACTATCTGCCTGATTCTTGTTGGCTCTAAGGAACACTTGTGGTAAAGAATGAAAGGCCAAGGCTGCAGGCTTTCTAGGCTGGGTGTGTTTTTGGCATTCTTAGCCTCTCAGTCCTCAGGACTTGTCCCGTGTGACTCGGCAGGCATTAACACCTGTCTCATTCACTTTCTTCAGAGCATCCACAAGGATCTGGAAGCAAAGCTAGCCCTCTTCCACCAGCGGGAGGATGCCATCCTGTATCCCAGCTGTTTTGATGCCAATGCTGGCCTCTTTGAGGTGTGTGGGGGCCATGGGTAGGAGCTGGTGAAGCCTGCTaggctgtggaaggagaatgCTGACTGTAGGTAGTCAGAACTTGGCAGGATATCAGTGCCATGGCTGGAGACTCCAGTCATCATGTGTTACGGAGGTCAGGTTGGGCTGCATAGGTGCTCCAGAAAGAATCCTGAGGCTTGCAAGGAGGCCATCTTCCAGGCTATTTGAGGGTGTGTGGCTGGGGGTGACAGGGGCCGGGCACTCACCAAACACATTCTCACCTGCTCTCACCAGAGTGGGACCCTGGTTCAGCCCAGTCCTGGGGCTCTGCGGACTCATATAGAGGCACAGGGCTCCTTGCCTCCCTGCCCAGAGGAATGCCCTAGTTGGCAATGAGATGTGGACTCAGGCAGAGTCATAGGAGTGGGAGAACCCCAAGGTGGTTGGATGATGGCTTTATTCCAGCTGCTTTCTTTCAGGCCCTGCTGACCCCGGAGGATGCAATACTATCAGATGAGCTGAACCATGCCTCCATCATCGATGGCATTCGTCTTTGCAAGGCCCACAAGTACCGCTATCACCACCTGGACATGGCTGATCTAGAAGCCAAGCTGCAGGAGGCCCAGGTGGGGCAAGACCCAGGGGTTCCAAGGGCAAAGACTGGGCTTATCCTCAGCCTCCCCCTAGTGAAGGAAGTGAGGCTTGGGGGGGCCAACTCCAAACTCACAATCAAACAGCCTGAAAGTTTGTAGcagccaagatttgaacccagatcccTCAGACCCTGAGCTTTTCTCCATTGCACCATCCTGCCTTGGTCACCTTATGTGTGGCAGGCCCCTAGTAGGCATAACAGCGAAAGTAAAGAACTGGCCCCACCCCACACTGTATTCTGAAGGGGACACTGAGAGCGTTCTCACTGCCCAGGGCTCAGTGTAGCTCCAGACTGCTCTGAAACAGATGGTTAGGGCCCACAGAGGTATGGGTGAGGAAGGGGATGTTCTAGTTCCTACACAGTAGTGCTAGTGTGCCTAGTACTGAGCACCGGGCAAGGTAAGCTCTTAGAGCCCTAGAAGGTAGGTGGTTTGACCCTGCTTATGACACCAGCTACCACCTATCCTTGCCTTCCCTGCAGAAGTATAGACTGCGTCTGGTGGCCACTGATGGGGCCTTTTCCATGGATGGTGACATTGCACCCCTGCGGGAGATCTGCCACCTCGCGTCTCAATATGGTGCCCTGGTCTTTGTGGACGAATGCCATGCCACTGGCTTCCTGGGGGCCACAGGACGGTGGGAGCATGTGGCATCCAAGGCCTGGGGTCGGGCTTCTAACAGTGGGTGGGAAACAGAGGCCAGCCCCCAGCTCAACCCATGATTGTAGGGTGCTCAGGCGGCCAGTGGTGGCAATGGCTTTCCTTGCAGGGGCACAGATGAGCTTCTGGGCGTGATGGACCAGGTCACCATCATCAATTCCACACTGGGGAAGGCGCTGGGCGGAGCATCAGGTGCTTACAGCATTGTGCCCTGGGGTCCCCTTATCCACATGAAGGACCCTGGATGAGTCTCAGggaaggtgggggcagggagacctGGGACAGCAGACAAGAGGGGGCAGTAAGGGCTGTACTTTCAGGAGGGGCTTATGGTAAGCTCTGGCTCTTGGCCCCTGACTACCCCCACCTCTGCTCTTGTTCATAGGGGGCTACACGACAGGCCCTGGGCCCCTGGTGTCCCTGCTACGACAGCGTGCCCGGCCCTACCTCTTCTCCAATAGCCTGCCACCTGCTGTCATTGGCTGTGCCTCCAAAGCCCTGGACCTACTCATGGAGAGCAATGCCATTATCCAGTCTATGGCAGCCAAGACCCAGCGGTGCAGTCCCTGGCAGGGGTGGGGAAGGCTGGGTGGGGAGCTGCTGAGGCCTGCCCCTTGTGCCTGCCCAGCCCATGCCTATAGGTTCTGGCTCTGCCCATACCACATCCGTAGCAGGTGTACTGgggctcagtctcttccttcAATTCCTGGCACATTTCTCTGCAAATGACCTTGTGTCTCCCTGTCTTATGCAATTCAGTCTTCCCACCTTCCTTTTTGGTATGcttgtttctctgcctggctccccATTTGACTTTCTAGGTgtgcatttctgtttttgttggtCCCTCTGCAGACTTCAGCACAGATCTTGAGTCACATACCCATCAGGACTAGGTGTGAATAATCCACAGCCCCGAATGACCTGTGACACCCAGTTTGTACCCACAGGTTCCGCAGTAAGATGCAGGCTGCTGGCTTCACCATCTCAGGAGCCAACCACCCCATCTGCCCTGTGATGCTGGGTGATGCCCGGCTGGCCTCTTGCATGGCAGATGACATGCTAAAGAGAGGTAAGGAAGCCAGGACAAAAGGAATGACTGTGGGtctgaagagaaaaaagaagggaacccctagaccaggcgtccccaaactacggcccgcgggccacatgcagccccctgaggccatttatccagcccccgccacacttcggaaggggcacctctttcattggtggtcagtgagaggagcactgtacgtggtggccctccaacggtctgagggacagtgaactgaccccctgtgtaaaaagtttggggacccctgctctagactatgAATACTCCCCCTTACCCCCATCCTACAACCCTTTTTAGACCAGCTGTCCAAACTTGGAAAACCCAGGCCATGACATAGTCCCATGTCTGAGAGACCATGGGCTCCCTTGCCCCCAGCATGCATGTCACACCCCAAAGCCTGCCTGGCTCTTAGAAGTCCCAGGTTGACTTTCTGTTTTCCCAGGCATCTTTGTCATCGGGTTCAGCtacccagtggtccccaagggTAAGGCCCGGATCCGGGTACAGATTTCAGCAGTGCACAGCGAGGAGGACATCGACCGCTGTGTGGAGGCCTTCGTGGAGGTGGGGCGGCTGCACGGGGCATTGTCCTGAACCCTGGGTAGTGACAAGCAGAGCCAAGGTCCCCCTCCCTCCATAGTGACAAAGGGGGCATTTGATCATCAGACCAGGCCAGAGGCTCTGAGCCCTGTCAAAGTCCTAGGGCTGGGCATGGGCAATACATGTGCTTGTGGCTGTGAGTATGAAACAGCTGTGGAAATAGATTGTGTCTCATTGGTCTGCTTTATTCTCTCTGAGCGGGTTGATGTGCTCTGTGATTAGTTGAAGAAGCAGGCAGGAGCTGGGGTTTTGTGTGCAGGCTCTGAAACTATTAGACCTCAGAGCTGACCGCCTCTCCCAAATTAAGATGAGACCCAGACAGCTGGGCCAATTATAGCAGAGACCACCATCTGGCTCAGCTAGATTCTGTGCTGCTGGAGAGGGAGCTGAGCATCTCTGCAGGCCCTTTCCCATGCCACTCACCCCTACTTTGCTTCCTCCAGAGGCTAGCCTTGGCGAacaccttggcctctgctccctaTCCAAAAGATGGCCTACAACTGCCCAGATATGGGGCTGGGTATCCAAAACCATGTTTGGAGGAAGCAGAAGATTCAGGCCCCAAAGGAAAGAGTATGGGTCGCTACTGGAGATGCCCCTGCTAACCTGGAACCCTGTGTTCTAGCCCACTTTGTCTTTAACTCTGTCCTGGGGCAGGCCTCATCACCgatgtgtgcctcagtttcccctgctgTACCAAGCATGGATGTTATGTTAATATTATATCTGGGGCCCTTCCAGCTTACTTATCCCAAGACTTGCTGGCCTGATGATCAGCCACCAGGGGGCGCAGCAAGCCCAGGCTTTGGATGCTATGTCTTCCCCTCCCGACTCCAGGCCTTGGACTTGGCTGTTTGGGCTGCCCTGCAGGCAAGGCTAGGAGGGCCAATTGCCTGCTGTGAAGGCCCAAGTCACCCTTCTCCACAATGCCTCTCTGTGCTCCTGGAGATGGCAGCCCCTTCCCACAGTTACTTTCCTTAGCCTTTCTCCTTCCATTGTCCTTCCCTGCTCAGCCTTATAGGCACCGGGTGGGGGTGAAATGGCTTCTGAGTCACTGTAGCTCCAGTCTCAGCATGGAGGTGTGTCCTTGGGAAGCTCTCTTGTAGGGTTCTGTGGGTAGAGCAGGAAGGATTAAAAGGCCCTTACGAACAATGTGGAACTAGGACAAGGTCTCTGACGCCCTGTACCCCGAGCCCTCCCCTTTCCCTGGCAGTCTTTGGTTGAGCTACCGCCCAGTCCTGCAGGATCTTAACACTGggattctggaagtcctagcctatGATCTGATCTGCAAAAGCTTAGGACTCAGGCCCAGGAGCCCAGGGTGCTGGGGGATGCAGCCAGGGGAAAGGGGCTACTGTGGCCACATCAGCTGCAGGAACACTTGCATGCTGTCACCATCGGGGTAGGGCACCTGGTGCCAGGTGCACTGCTGCAGCAGCAAGAGTACACAGCCTACAGCCTGACACCAGTACTGGGGCCAGCCGGTACCTGGATGTGCACTGTCTGCAGAAGCCAGCACATCATACCCAGTGATCACATGACAATTGGTGTGCCCTACCCAGCAGAGTCAGAGCACTGGGCCCAGATCTACCAACCAGTGGCACAGAGTGTGCACTGCCACTGGTATAGCACTCCCAGTGGACAGTGCGGGCAGGAGCAGCATCAAGACACTCTGGGCCTGGCCATGCTAATGCACTGGGCGATTGACTGGGCCTGGCGCCCCTTCCCACTTTCATTTAGAAGGGGTCATAGGAGGGACCATCAGGAGTAGCAGTAGCTTAGGTCATCTAGTCTTGGGCATGTGTTGGTAATTCCCACTGAACACCCATGACAGGCTCAAGGGCCCACCGAGGATCAGCCACACTAATGCTGTACTGCAGAGCTGGGGGCTCAGGGGACCTCTCCCAGGACCACAATCCACAGCCTCTGCATTGGGCATAGGGTTCAAGTCGTGGCTGCCAGGAGCAGCAATTGGAACAAAGGGAAGACAGGGTACTAGGTACACATTGGCTCTGGGCATGATAACGATATGCCTTTCCTGACTGCCCCACGACCAGGCCTTCTGTGGTCTCcgctgtccttccttcctttgctctGTGTCTGTTATCATAGCTGCTCAGCCTGCGGCTGTTGGGAGTTCCCCGAAGTACTGTCAGAACCCAACCAAGGGcgaggtggggggaggtaggTCAGTATGGCAGGAATTTCCAGGGCTTACAGGGTGCAGGCGGGCCACATTGGTGAGCCCAGGCTTCTAGGAGTCTGTTGGTGCATTATTTTCATAAAGGGTGATATAGACCTCTGTCAGTGAATCTAAAATTTAACCACACTGAATCTAGAATCCTACAATTAAGCTTTTCAACAATAAGTCTACAGTTCTAATTCCTTAATTCAATCTGATGTCTCTGGAGAGTCTAGGTGTGAGTCCTAAAATCTTAAGTGATTCTCTGCTTCAAAAGTTGAgggtgctctgcccatggggCAAGTGACATGAGGCTTTAGAGGAGCACTTCTCAGCACTGGCAGAAATCCCAGGGGCCTGCAAGAGTTCTTCAGGCCTTGAATGCAAGTCTTTGCTTCATCAGCGTCCCCTCAGACTATTTTCACTATTTTCCCAGACTTCCCTCTTGACATTCTCTCCACCCTCCCAGCTTCTAGAAAGACTCCACATACAGTTCCTACCATCCCTTCTCTCCTTGAACTCCTTGCTCCCATAACATTTGTTGCTAAATCCAATGCACCTCGCCCTCTAGGTGCTAGCCTCTAACCCTTTTGACCATGTGGTCCACTCCAAGAGGTCAGGCCAGAACCCCTTCACTGAATCAGCCATTCACCAAGACCTTAACCTCTTTGGCTGTTGCCTGGAAAAGTGGCTTCTAATGGATCGCTCGTTAAATCGCTCCCGCTCtgtatcctccccccccccccggctgtaATAAAATAACAAGTTAAATGGGCAGGTCATGTTCCTGCTCTAGAACTTATACTAGAGCAAAGCCAGACTCTTTGGGCAGGTACATAAGCTCTCCAGTCTTCAGACTGAACCCCTGGACCAAGCTTAGGGAAGCTGATAGGTTTCAGGGTTCTCAGGGCCTGGGGGAGGAGTCCTATCTGAAGTCCACAGAAAAGGGACTCAAATTATGGTTTCCTAGCCTATGACACCCAATTCAAGACTAGGAatccaccctggccagatagcttggtttattagagcaccatcctgatacatagaagttgctggttcaatccctggtcagagcacatacaggaacagattgatgtttctgtctctcccttcctctctctaaagtcaataatggactagggcctgacctgtggtggcacagtggataaagcgtcgacctggaacgctgaggtcgccagttcgaaaccctgggcttgcccagtcaaggcacatatgggagttgatgcttcctgctcctcccccccttctctaaaatgaataaataaataaaataaaataaagactaggAATCCTTTCTGAGCTTGGATTGGAGAAGGGAGGTTGGGAAGTGGAGCTGTTAGGCAAAGCCACAGGAGGTGGGAGTGCTAAGGATAAGCTGGGACCTGGATACGGAAGGGTTAACTACAAAGCAAATCTCAGAGCGAGATCAATGGGCTACTCACTGCAGAAAGAGGCAGAAGCAACGCAGAAAGCCAGAGAAAAGCCAGGCAAAAGAGCATGCCACCTGGGGGAAATCACAGACTGAGGAGGAGGTGGTCACTGGGCACTCTGGAGGCACTGCCCAAGCCCCGCTCAGCAGAGGAGGGGccttaaagaagaagagagagaagtgagaggcagaCCTCTCTCTGCAGGAGGCACCAAGGGCCAGGAGGCAAGCTCAGCGGGACCAGTTTACCCAAGATCAGGCGGAGACCCAGTGCCCAGGATTGAGGTGGGTGTTGCCCATCCTGCCCTTGGAATGGTCTATTGCATGCTGGGTGCTTGGGGAGGCAGAtagctctttttttccctcccccgCTTCCTGAACCCCTTCCCCTTAATTTTTCCCACCAGCTCAGAGGCCCCAGGCTTCAGAGGGATCCACAGGTAGTAGCTGATGTGTGCTGGGTGTGGGGCAAGGGTGAGAGAACACAGCTTGCAAAAatgcacgtgcgcacacacatgcaGATTATTACATCACCACCTGTTACAGGGTCTCAGATGAGCGCTCCAGCCTAGGAGAGTACCAGGTGGCAACAGCCCCAGATCTGCCACTGAaagtgtgatctttttttttttttttttaattttttttaaaatgaattttcacACAAAGATTGCATATTAATTGATACAAcagcattgtttttatttatttattttttaattcattttagagaggagaaagaaagggagagagacagagagggagaaagagaggagagagagacagagagagaaggtggggaggagctggaagcatcaactcccatatgtgccttgaccaggcaagcccagggtttcaaacccgcgacctcagcatttccaggtcgacgctttatccactgcgccaccacaggtcaggctgaaagtgTGATCTTTAATCTCCCATGcgtccctctctgagcctggaTTTCCTCGTGTGCAAAAATGGGCCAGTGACCTATATGGTTTTCCTAGCTGTGTTACTGTGGGGCTCTCACTAAACGACTCTCCAATGACACAGGGATGTCACCCATGTTTTGCTGACCTTGACCCATGGCCAAGAATCTTGCCTGAGCTTCAGATCCCCATTGAGAAGAAAATATATCAGCTCCTGATGTTGGAGTGCCCCTCCCTTTCCCACAATGTCGTCCTCAACCCACTCTGCCTGTCTTTACCTGCATCATTGGTTAGAAGTGTCTATGGGGGTGTTCTCCAGGAAACTGAGAAACCCACCTCAGACACCAATGTGACCATGCCAGGGGCTTGCACAGTTCTCAGAGATAACTCTTGGCTCTGTCGACCCCTCCACTTCCACCCCCAGGAGCTTTTAGCTGGGGGAGATCTATCCAGGGCCAGGCTGAGGAAACTAGACCCCTGGGTCAAGTGACCAGAGCTGGGAGCCCCTGCCTGAGAACTTCCAGCTTCTCTTCCCCAGGTGACCAATCTGTTGGAGAGATGATTGATAACCAGAACATTTCGCTGGACAGCCCGGGGACTGTGGGGGCTGTGGCAGTGCCTGTGGTCTTTGCCCTCATCTTCCTGCTGGGCACAGTGGGCAACGGGCTGGTTTTGGCGGTGCTGCTGCAGCCTGGCCCGAGTGCATGGCAGGAGCCAGGCAGCACTACAGATCTGTTCATCCTCAACCTGGCCGTGGCCGACCTCTGCTTCATTCTGTGCTGCGTGCCTTTCCAGGCCGCCATCTACACGCTGGACGCCTGGCTCTTTGGGGCCCTTGTCTGTAAGGCTGTGCACCTGCTCATCTACCTCACCATGTATGCCAGCAGCTTTACACTGGCCGCCGTCTCTGTGGACAGGTGCGCTGTGCCTGAGACCTGGCTGAGTCTGGGCTGGGGAGGGCAGACCTGAATGCATGCTCATTGGCCTTaggaaagagagaatgggagatCAGAAAGggagataggaaaaaaaaaaaaaaaaaggagataggAAAGAAACAGCTCTCTGGCTGCCCCCATCCAGTCTCTGGGCACCTGCAGGGCGTGCTTGAGGGGACCATCCTGCTCTCCCCCTACTTCCATTGTGAGCTTCCCAAACATCATTGTGTCTCCTGTCAGCACTgggtctggcacatggtaggtgctctGTGGGTATGAAATGAGTGGCGCAAGGAATACACAAgtgaatttacatattttattaccaCTCACACCTGGTAGGTTGTGGTCATACCTGTTTCCATGGCTTGAAACTTGGGGTCAAATCCAAGCTCACTCCTCTAGCTGATCACTTTAGCCAAGTAACTTTTCTCTGTGCCTCCAGGCACTGCTCTAAGCGCTTTGCCAGTTAACCCCCTTAATCACCACCATCTGAGAGTAGGGTGGAACGGTCACCCCCTACTGTTGAAATCGAGACCGCCAGCCCCTAGGTCCCATCGCAGCGTTTCCGTGGGGGCGCGGATGCAGGCCGCCGCCCGCCGCACTGACACGGCGCCCGCCCGCAGGTACCTGGCCGTAAGGCACCCGTTGCGTTCGCGCGCCCTGCGCACCCCGCGCAACGCCCGCGCCGCCGTGGGCCTGGTCTGGCTACTGGCTGCGCTCTTCTCGGCCCCCTACCTTAGCTACTACGGCACGGTGCGCTACGGCACGCTCGAGCTCTGCGTGCCCGCCTGGGAGGACGCGCGCCGGCGCGCCCTGGACGTGGCCACCTTCGCGGCGGGCTACCTGCTCCCGGTGGCTGTGGTGAGCCTAGCCTACGCGCGCACATTGCGCTTCCTGTGGGTGGCTGTGGGCCCGGCAGGCGTGGTGGCAGCAGAGGCCCGGCGCAGGGCCACGGGCCGCGCGGGGCGCGCCATGCTAGCGGTGGCCGCGCTCTACGCGCTCTGCTGGGGTCCGCACCACGCGCTCATCCTCTGCTTCTGGTACGGCCGCTTCGCCTTCAGCCCGGCCACCTACGCCTGCCGCCTGGCCTCGCACTGCCTCGCCTACGCCAACTCCTGCCTCAACCCACTGGTCTACGCGCTCGCCTCGCGCCACTTCCGCGCGCGCCTCCGCCGTCTGTGGCCCTGCGGTTGCCGTCGCCGCCACCGCGCTTGCTGCCCCCCGGGCTCCTCCCGCGCCCTCCGCCGCATCCGCCCGGCGTCCTCTGGTCCTGTCGGCTGCCCCGGGGACGCTCGGCCTCGCGGGAGGCTGCCGGCGGGTGgtggctggggcagggagccCGGGAAGTGGGCTGCCCGCGGCGGGGATGCTGGACCAGCCCTGTCTGCCAGGGGACCGAAATAAACCTTGTCCACCTCCACTCTGCTGGGTTTCCTTTGTCTATCATTCCCCTTCCCCCAGGGCCGACGCTGCTGGGGGATGAGGCCAAATCCAGAAGCCCTGTGAAGAGCAGTGGCTGGAGCTCCAGCCCAGTAGACACTCCTGAGCGGTCAAATTGGGTGGATAAATTTAGGCAGTCCCTGAATGGCAGCCCCCAGATTGTGTCCATAGCTAGTCTGGTAAGAGGGTAGGGCCTCTCCCAGCCCTCCAACTCCGGCCACAGCCCCTAAGCCCTGAGTCCACCACAGCCCTTCACCAAGCCCCCTTTTCCCTTCAAAGTCCTGTCCTGGCTTACTTAATACTAGCAGCTaatgtaacaaatatttgttaagcacTTGCTATATCATCTTATGTAGAGCTacattcttccatctaattatcaAAACAGCTTTGCAAGGTCGATATAATTTGTTCCATTTTACAAATCAAGAATCAGAGGTTTAGTGATTTGCCTAAATTCACATAGCTAAGTGTTTGGCAGAGGTTGGATTAAAACCCACTGGGGTCTAAATTCTCAGAGGAACCTCCGCTTTCCCTTGAGGCCTCTGTTCTGTTTCCGTGGTTTCCAAGTGGGTGTTTTTGGTGTTGATGTTCTTCCTGATTCTGCATCAGTCCTCTTCCTCACACTGATCGGATGCCTTGGAAACCCCAGAGGACTCCCAATTCCCTTCCTTAGGAGAGTTCTGTTCAGATGCTCAGCCTACCGGGTCCTGATAAGCTTCTAGCCCTGGGCCCATTGCCTGACCTAAACCCTTTGCATCATTCCTCAGCTATTTGGCACTTCTGGCTCAGGAAAGACATTAAGCCACACTCGGGTCCCAGCTGGCTTTCCAGTAGCCCTGACTGCCTTATGTACCCTTCTTTCCCTCTATCTGCACACAGCTGGGGTAATCTGTGGCTGTGGAAACCTCCTAATTAAACAATAAATCAGTTTCAGTGGTTGTAGATCAGAcaacttcccttcctccctcaccacatGCCAATAATGTTGATGAGcttctggccagggcctgagacctTTCAGCCTCCACATCTCCCCAGCACATCTGGCTGCTGGGCACTCTGGGAGAGCCCCTTCCTGACAGGAGGCAGCTGCTAAGTTCTGGTCACTGCCTACCAGCTGCCACAGACCCAGGGGTCAGAGTGGCAGCCACTCTTCACAGGGGGAAGCTAAGACCCAGCTAGGGGAACAACTGCTTCAAGGGCCCAGCACAGAGGCCTGACACCCGATCCCATGTTCTTTCTTCCAGGCCTTTGCCAAGGTTTCCACGGCTGACCTGGGTCACAGCAGTGGGAGTGATGCTTGCTTCCACAGCACCCAGCATGGCCTCTTCTCGCTGTGGCCTCACTTACA is drawn from Saccopteryx leptura isolate mSacLep1 chromosome 1, mSacLep1_pri_phased_curated, whole genome shotgun sequence and contains these coding sequences:
- the GCAT gene encoding 2-amino-3-ketobutyrate coenzyme A ligase, mitochondrial isoform X1, translating into MWVGSVFRAALSWYPRGRRAHSAVAQLRGILEEELEGIRGAGTWKSERVITSRQGPHIHVDGVSGGILNFCANNYLGLSSHPEVIQAGLQALEEFGAGLSSVRFICGTQSIHKDLEAKLALFHQREDAILYPSCFDANAGLFEALLTPEDAILSDELNHASIIDGIRLCKAHKYRYHHLDMADLEAKLQEAQKYRLRLVATDGAFSMDGDIAPLREICHLASQYGALVFVDECHATGFLGATGRGTDELLGVMDQVTIINSTLGKALGGASGGYTTGPGPLVSLLRQRARPYLFSNSLPPAVIGCASKALDLLMESNAIIQSMAAKTQRCSPWQGFRSKMQAAGFTISGANHPICPVMLGDARLASCMADDMLKRGIFVIGFSYPVVPKGKARIRVQISAVHSEEDIDRCVEAFVEVGRLHGALS
- the GALR3 gene encoding galanin receptor type 3; its protein translation is MIDNQNISLDSPGTVGAVAVPVVFALIFLLGTVGNGLVLAVLLQPGPSAWQEPGSTTDLFILNLAVADLCFILCCVPFQAAIYTLDAWLFGALVCKAVHLLIYLTMYASSFTLAAVSVDRYLAVRHPLRSRALRTPRNARAAVGLVWLLAALFSAPYLSYYGTVRYGTLELCVPAWEDARRRALDVATFAAGYLLPVAVVSLAYARTLRFLWVAVGPAGVVAAEARRRATGRAGRAMLAVAALYALCWGPHHALILCFWYGRFAFSPATYACRLASHCLAYANSCLNPLVYALASRHFRARLRRLWPCGCRRRHRACCPPGSSRALRRIRPASSGPVGCPGDARPRGRLPAGGGWGREPGKWAARGGDAGPALSARGPK
- the GCAT gene encoding 2-amino-3-ketobutyrate coenzyme A ligase, mitochondrial isoform X2, with protein sequence MWVGSVFRAALSWYPRGRRAHSAVAQLRGILEEELEGIRGAGTWKSERVITSRQGPHIHVDGVSGGILNFCANNYLGLSSHPEVIQAGLQALEEFGAGLSSVRFICGTQSIHKDLEAKLALFHQREDAILYPSCFDANAGLFEALLTPEDAILSDELNHASIIDGIRLCKAHKYRYHHLDMADLEAKLQEAQKYRLRLVATDGAFSMDGDIAPLREICHLASQYGALVFVDECHATGFLGATGRGTDELLGVMDQVTIINSTLGKALGGASGGYTTGPGPLVSLLRQRARPYLFSNSLPPAVIGCASKALDLLMESNAIIQSMAAKTQRFRSKMQAAGFTISGANHPICPVMLGDARLASCMADDMLKRGIFVIGFSYPVVPKGKARIRVQISAVHSEEDIDRCVEAFVEVGRLHGALS